One genomic region from Arenicella chitinivorans encodes:
- a CDS encoding integration host factor subunit beta — MIKTPTMTRSELIEVLVEKQPHLAHRDVELAVKAVLERMGNAFEEGERIEIRGFGSFSLHYRPARVGRNPKTGESVSVEDKFSPHFKPGKELKERVDSINS, encoded by the coding sequence ATGATTAAAACACCAACAATGACGAGGTCGGAACTCATCGAGGTGCTAGTTGAAAAACAACCGCATTTAGCGCATCGTGACGTCGAGCTGGCAGTTAAGGCTGTGCTTGAACGAATGGGTAACGCGTTCGAAGAGGGGGAGCGAATTGAGATTCGGGGGTTCGGTAGCTTTTCATTGCACTATCGTCCTGCGCGCGTCGGCCGAAATCCAAAAACTGGCGAATCGGTTTCAGTGGAAGACAAGTTTTCGCCGCATTTCAAGCCCGGCAAAGAGCTCAAGGAGCGAGTTGACTCAATCAATTCCTAA
- a CDS encoding LapA family protein, translating to MKKFIVTTIIFLLFAVLALTINMRNPGSITLNYYFGWQAQVDLYVVLVVPFLIGLVLGALLMSISVFRNKMAAGRSKRQLAKVEKEVENLRAMPVSSGPALPGSDNS from the coding sequence ATGAAAAAGTTCATTGTCACTACGATTATATTTCTCCTTTTCGCGGTACTTGCGTTAACCATCAATATGCGCAATCCAGGCTCGATCACATTGAACTATTATTTTGGCTGGCAGGCGCAAGTAGACTTGTATGTCGTGCTAGTTGTGCCATTCCTCATTGGCTTGGTGTTGGGAGCGCTGTTAATGAGTATCTCAGTGTTTCGAAACAAGATGGCGGCAGGGCGTAGCAAGCGACAACTCGCTAAGGTTGAAAAAGAAGTCGAGAATCTCCGAGCCATGCCCGTGTCTTCTGGCCCTGCGTTACCAGGCTCTGATAATTCCTGA